Proteins from a genomic interval of Tenacibaculum sp. SZ-18:
- a CDS encoding hydroxymethylglutaryl-CoA reductase, degradative — MSKIISGFSKLSKEEKIDWLAENYFNSQPEILQTIKQYWNVDEKLQQLHDDFIENTISNFYMPYGIAPNFLINGKEYVVPMVVEESSVVAAASKVAKYWSTRGGFKTEVLSTTKIGQVHFMYAGDKTDLHNYFELQKTELYAATASITKNMEKRGGGILDIKLVDKTYKLQDYYQLHVTFETKDSMGANFINSCLEAIAKKFQNEDIEIVMSILSNYVPECLVRAEVSCPIKDLGGENPEKFAYKFEQAVKIAEIEPYRAVTHNKGIMNGIDAVVLATGNDFRAIESGAHAYAARNGEYTSLTHCEVKGGIFRFWIEIPLALGTVGGLTALHPMAKLSLDMMQKPSARILMQIIAAAGLAQNFAALRALTTKGIQHGHMKMHLMNILNQHNATKNEKEEVVAYFENRTVSHSAVVEKINALRKPKVNWVDFSNEKNVRSKLQSLTINSEPIFGDMNAQQMIEHLSAVTKIPNGNWKVDIFVDDEKAARRKPFLNTENELQLGFKASFLSENPTPLKFNSIEEAINDLINQVNIFFEVFEKDPSRTITHPFFGDLDFEYWKKFQVKHFTHHFKQFGLV, encoded by the coding sequence ATGTCGAAGATTATTTCTGGTTTTTCAAAACTAAGTAAAGAAGAAAAAATTGATTGGTTGGCTGAAAACTATTTCAACAGTCAACCTGAAATCCTTCAAACTATAAAACAATACTGGAATGTTGATGAAAAATTACAACAACTCCATGACGATTTCATAGAGAATACTATTTCAAACTTTTACATGCCTTATGGTATTGCACCAAACTTTTTAATTAATGGGAAAGAATATGTTGTTCCTATGGTTGTTGAGGAAAGTTCAGTTGTTGCCGCCGCCTCAAAAGTTGCAAAATATTGGAGTACTAGAGGTGGATTTAAAACCGAGGTACTTTCGACAACAAAAATTGGTCAAGTTCATTTTATGTATGCAGGGGATAAGACAGATCTTCACAACTATTTCGAACTACAAAAAACTGAACTTTATGCTGCTACTGCCTCTATCACTAAAAATATGGAAAAACGCGGTGGTGGTATTTTAGACATTAAACTTGTAGATAAAACATACAAATTACAAGATTATTACCAACTTCACGTAACTTTTGAAACTAAAGATAGTATGGGAGCTAATTTCATAAATTCTTGTTTAGAAGCAATAGCCAAAAAGTTTCAAAATGAAGATATTGAAATCGTCATGAGTATTCTGTCTAATTATGTGCCAGAATGTTTAGTTCGCGCTGAAGTAAGCTGTCCGATTAAAGATTTAGGTGGTGAAAACCCAGAAAAGTTTGCTTATAAATTTGAACAAGCTGTTAAGATTGCTGAAATAGAACCTTATAGAGCAGTGACTCATAACAAAGGAATTATGAACGGAATTGATGCTGTTGTTCTAGCTACTGGAAATGATTTTAGAGCGATTGAATCTGGCGCACATGCTTATGCAGCAAGAAATGGAGAATACACTAGTTTAACGCATTGCGAAGTAAAAGGTGGTATTTTCAGATTTTGGATTGAAATTCCGTTGGCTTTAGGAACTGTGGGAGGTTTAACTGCTTTACATCCTATGGCAAAACTTTCGTTAGATATGATGCAAAAACCTTCTGCTAGAATTTTAATGCAAATTATTGCAGCAGCTGGTTTAGCTCAAAATTTTGCAGCTTTAAGAGCATTGACAACAAAAGGTATTCAACATGGACATATGAAAATGCACTTGATGAATATTTTGAATCAGCATAATGCAACCAAAAATGAAAAAGAGGAAGTTGTTGCTTATTTTGAAAATAGAACTGTTTCTCATAGTGCTGTAGTTGAAAAAATCAATGCACTACGAAAACCTAAAGTTAATTGGGTAGATTTTTCAAATGAAAAAAACGTAAGAAGTAAACTTCAATCTTTAACAATAAATTCTGAACCTATTTTCGGAGATATGAATGCACAACAAATGATTGAACATTTAAGTGCTGTTACAAAAATTCCGAATGGAAATTGGAAAGTAGATATTTTCGTAGATGATGAAAAAGCGGCAAGAAGAAAACCTTTTTTAAATACGGAAAATGAATTACAATTAGGTTTTAAAGCTTCATTCTTATCAGAAAACCCTACCCCTTTAAAGTTTAATTCAATTGAGGAAGCTATTAATGATCTAATTAATCAAGTAAACATATTTTTTGAAGTTTTTGAAAAAGATCCTTCGCGAACCATTACACATCCTTTTTTTGGAGATTTAGATTTCGAATATTGGAAAAAGTTTC
- a CDS encoding S9 family peptidase produces MGKSRLLAILFIFFIGNSFTITSQVKKEITLEEIWSGAFSADQMNALNSMNGDFYSVLNFNQETKSTSVDKYSYATQLKVETIVDSKDLYNIAYFTSYSFNNDETKLLLGTDLKQIYRRSYKGTFYVYDVKTKELTLLGNDIQEPTFSPDSKKVAYAKENNLYVRDLEGNREVKVTADGKLNSIINGTTDWVYEEEFAFVKAFDWSADSNYVAFLRFDESDVTQFSMNVTGNELYPSLNTFKYPKAGEKNAKVTLNLFTFSDKSVKRIALSNYEYIPRIQWTKEPTILSVTTLNRHQNDLNLYFYDAKTNTSKVVLNEKDEAYVDVKDNLTFLEDNSFIWTSEKDGFNHIYHYDKNGALKNQVTKGSWEVTKYYGLDKKTNRVFYQSVENGSINRGVYSIGINGSGKKLLSPKTGQSNASFSKNMKYFINTHSSVTQVPTYSLFNGEGQKIKTLKDNLELQVKIGGYKLSKKEFFTYNINGYDLNMWVIKPVDFDPNKKYPLLMFQYSGPGSQQVANRWNTSRDYWHQMLAQKGIVVACVDGRGTGLKGRDFKKITQKELGKYEVEDQIAAAKFFSTEPYIDANKIGIWGWSYGGFMSTNCILKGNDVFSMAIAVAPVTSWRFYDTVYTERYMTTPQENPTGYDENSPISHADKLKGKYLLVHGSGDDNVHVQNTMRMVNALVQNNKQFDLFIYPDRAHGIYRGQNTRLHLYTKLTNFVLDNLKN; encoded by the coding sequence ATGGGAAAATCACGCTTATTAGCAATACTATTTATATTTTTTATAGGAAATAGTTTTACAATTACTTCACAAGTAAAAAAAGAAATCACTTTAGAAGAAATTTGGTCGGGAGCATTCTCCGCAGATCAAATGAATGCATTAAACTCCATGAATGGAGATTTTTATTCAGTTTTAAATTTTAATCAAGAGACTAAAAGCACATCTGTGGATAAGTACAGCTATGCTACTCAATTAAAAGTTGAAACTATAGTAGATAGTAAGGATTTATACAATATCGCTTATTTTACTTCGTATTCTTTTAATAATGATGAAACTAAATTATTATTAGGGACAGATCTTAAACAAATTTATCGTCGTTCATATAAAGGAACTTTTTATGTGTATGATGTAAAGACTAAAGAATTAACATTATTAGGTAATGATATTCAGGAACCGACTTTTTCACCTGATAGTAAAAAAGTAGCGTACGCAAAAGAAAACAATCTTTATGTAAGAGATTTGGAGGGGAATAGAGAAGTAAAAGTTACAGCTGATGGCAAATTAAATTCTATTATTAATGGTACCACTGATTGGGTTTATGAAGAGGAATTTGCCTTTGTCAAAGCTTTTGATTGGAGTGCAGATAGTAACTATGTTGCTTTTTTACGTTTCGATGAAAGTGATGTTACACAATTTTCAATGAATGTAACTGGAAATGAATTATATCCTTCTTTGAATACATTCAAATATCCCAAAGCAGGAGAAAAGAACGCAAAGGTAACTTTAAACCTTTTTACATTTTCTGATAAAAGTGTCAAAAGAATTGCACTATCAAACTACGAGTATATTCCAAGAATTCAATGGACAAAAGAACCAACTATTTTATCAGTAACAACATTAAATCGTCACCAAAACGATTTAAATTTATATTTCTACGATGCGAAAACAAATACCTCAAAAGTTGTATTAAATGAAAAGGATGAGGCCTATGTAGATGTAAAAGATAATCTAACATTCTTAGAGGATAATAGTTTCATTTGGACAAGTGAAAAAGATGGGTTCAATCATATCTATCATTACGATAAAAATGGAGCTTTAAAGAATCAAGTAACTAAAGGTAGTTGGGAAGTAACAAAATATTATGGTTTAGATAAGAAGACAAACAGAGTTTTTTATCAATCAGTTGAAAATGGTTCTATCAACAGAGGAGTTTATTCTATTGGTATTAACGGTTCTGGTAAGAAATTATTATCTCCTAAAACAGGACAAAGTAATGCTTCATTCAGTAAGAATATGAAGTATTTTATAAATACACACTCTTCGGTAACACAAGTTCCTACGTATTCTTTATTTAACGGGGAAGGGCAAAAAATCAAAACTTTAAAAGATAACTTAGAATTACAAGTTAAAATTGGAGGATATAAGTTAAGCAAGAAAGAATTTTTTACTTATAACATCAATGGATACGACTTAAATATGTGGGTAATTAAACCTGTAGATTTTGATCCTAACAAAAAATATCCGTTACTAATGTTCCAATATTCAGGACCAGGTTCTCAGCAGGTAGCAAATCGTTGGAATACTAGTAGAGATTACTGGCACCAAATGTTAGCGCAAAAAGGTATAGTTGTTGCCTGTGTTGATGGAAGAGGTACAGGATTAAAAGGAAGAGATTTCAAGAAAATAACTCAGAAAGAACTTGGAAAATATGAAGTAGAAGATCAAATTGCTGCTGCTAAATTTTTCTCAACAGAACCTTACATTGATGCAAACAAAATTGGTATTTGGGGATGGTCTTACGGTGGATTTATGAGTACTAACTGTATCTTAAAAGGAAACGATGTGTTCTCTATGGCAATTGCAGTAGCACCTGTTACATCGTGGCGTTTTTATGATACTGTTTATACAGAACGTTACATGACAACACCACAAGAAAATCCAACAGGATATGATGAGAACTCACCTATTTCGCATGCTGATAAATTGAAAGGTAAGTATCTTTTAGTTCATGGTTCAGGAGATGATAATGTGCATGTTCAAAATACAATGAGAATGGTAAACGCTTTAGTGCAAAACAACAAGCAATTCGATTTATTTATTTATCCTGATAGAGCACACGGAATTTATAGAGGACAAAATACCAGATTACACTTGTATACGAAGCTAACCAACTTTGTTCTTGACAATCTTAAAAACTAA
- a CDS encoding peptide MFS transporter, translating to MKDSSIKEKEIFGHPIGLYVLFFTELWERFSYYGMRALLVLFLTATVTSDNPGWGWSESEAISLYKWYTTLVYLAAIPGGILADKIFGQKRMVMIGGLLLCIGHGILAINAAWAFYTGLGFIIAGVGGLKPNISTMVGGLYKKGDDRRDKGFYIFYIGINLGAFLAGIIIGQLGEKVNWHYGFGLAGIGMLIGQIIYIWGQKHLKTTGNFIGAKEASQEEKEAMKRPLTRVEKDRVLVMVLSFLIVIVFWGAFEQAGGLMNLYAKSKTDRMFFGWEVPASYFQSVNSFFIFTLGILIANFWLKWGRKGKESSSLFKMAVGVIIMGLGFVFMSFASSEYESTGSSGMYWLILAYLFHTVGELCTSPVSLSFITKLAPVKYASLMMGAYFAATGMGNFVAGTIGEQIKNFSELQLFTGITVFCVIFGLLILAILKPLKRLTHGAEDISKPAAE from the coding sequence ATGAAAGACTCATCAATCAAGGAAAAAGAAATTTTCGGACATCCTATAGGATTATATGTCTTATTTTTTACAGAATTATGGGAACGTTTCTCATATTACGGAATGAGAGCTTTATTGGTCTTATTTTTAACAGCTACAGTTACAAGTGATAATCCAGGATGGGGTTGGTCGGAGTCAGAGGCTATTTCACTATACAAATGGTATACAACTTTGGTATATCTTGCAGCAATTCCTGGAGGTATATTAGCTGATAAAATATTTGGGCAAAAACGAATGGTTATGATCGGTGGGCTATTATTATGCATAGGTCATGGAATTTTAGCGATTAATGCTGCTTGGGCTTTTTATACTGGATTAGGTTTCATTATTGCTGGAGTTGGTGGGCTTAAGCCAAATATTTCTACTATGGTTGGGGGCTTATATAAAAAAGGCGATGACAGAAGAGATAAAGGATTTTATATATTTTACATAGGGATTAACTTAGGAGCTTTCTTAGCCGGTATTATAATAGGTCAATTAGGTGAAAAAGTAAATTGGCATTATGGTTTTGGTTTAGCTGGAATAGGTATGTTGATAGGACAGATTATCTATATATGGGGGCAAAAGCATTTAAAGACTACAGGTAATTTTATAGGTGCAAAAGAAGCTTCTCAAGAAGAAAAAGAAGCTATGAAGAGACCTCTAACAAGAGTGGAGAAAGATAGAGTTTTAGTAATGGTATTATCTTTTTTAATTGTTATAGTTTTTTGGGGAGCTTTTGAGCAGGCAGGAGGACTTATGAACCTCTATGCTAAATCAAAAACAGATAGAATGTTTTTTGGTTGGGAAGTACCTGCTTCGTATTTTCAGTCAGTTAACTCATTTTTTATATTTACTTTAGGGATTTTAATTGCAAATTTCTGGTTGAAATGGGGTAGGAAAGGTAAAGAATCCTCTTCCTTGTTTAAAATGGCGGTTGGTGTTATTATTATGGGCTTAGGATTTGTTTTTATGAGCTTTGCGTCAAGCGAGTATGAAAGTACTGGGAGTTCTGGGATGTATTGGTTGATATTGGCTTATTTATTTCATACTGTAGGAGAATTATGCACATCTCCAGTGTCGTTGTCATTTATTACAAAATTAGCTCCAGTTAAGTATGCATCATTAATGATGGGCGCTTATTTTGCAGCTACAGGTATGGGTAATTTTGTTGCAGGTACAATTGGAGAGCAAATTAAGAACTTTTCGGAATTGCAGTTATTTACAGGGATTACGGTTTTTTGTGTAATATTTGGTTTGTTGATATTGGCAATCCTAAAACCATTGAAACGTTTAACTCATGGGGCTGAAGATATAAGTAAGCCAGCTGCGGAGTAA
- a CDS encoding peptide MFS transporter, giving the protein MNTDIENLFKDKVIGHPAGLFVLFFTEMWERFSYYGMRALLVMFFTASIMDEGWGWPREWAYAIFGTYTSLVYLSTLLGGYFADNVIGIRKAVVVGALLMTLGHACMAVETSFFIYSGLTLLVFGSGFFKPNMTSIISEMYNGKPEKKDGAYTIFYMGVNAGAFLGILLCGYLGEKIGWSWGFGVAGIFMLFGLLQFWLIQDIFGNIGIEAKNKNVEVLDTTKENNEDVDERNPFTSLEKGLIGLSSLLGLLWIFNDPISKISEGEYNIFPFEIAGLSGANFAIIIAFAIFIALLVMRIPRYGRITRDRMLAVTFFCFVTIFFWAVFEQAPSSLTIFAKDYTNRVLEGSSAMIFKVIDALITIVPLVIITWVLYLLFKKTFKRFAMSNIVLALSFIIVWFIAIYRLVDKFSQDVAEVEASWFGILNSLFIITLAPLFSKWWESKYNPNANMKWAIGMGLLGLGMACVAIGSGSIPVGAKTASVSMIWLILVYLFHTMGELCISPVALSYVSKLVPGRMIAFMFGVYYLAVAIGMKLAGVFAESSEAIAQEQGLSSFFWLLTSISLGLAVFSAILHPVIKKLMHGVK; this is encoded by the coding sequence ATGAATACAGATATAGAGAATTTATTTAAAGATAAAGTTATAGGGCATCCAGCGGGATTGTTTGTACTCTTCTTTACTGAAATGTGGGAGCGTTTTTCTTACTACGGGATGAGAGCATTATTAGTTATGTTTTTTACAGCTTCTATAATGGATGAAGGATGGGGTTGGCCTAGAGAATGGGCGTATGCAATTTTTGGAACCTATACTTCTTTAGTTTATTTATCCACTCTTTTAGGAGGTTATTTTGCCGATAATGTTATTGGTATAAGAAAAGCAGTAGTTGTAGGAGCTTTATTAATGACTTTAGGACATGCTTGTATGGCTGTTGAGACATCTTTCTTTATATATTCAGGGCTTACACTACTTGTATTTGGTAGCGGTTTTTTTAAACCTAATATGACTTCGATTATTTCAGAAATGTATAACGGAAAACCTGAAAAAAAAGATGGTGCTTATACTATTTTTTATATGGGGGTTAATGCTGGAGCCTTTTTAGGTATTTTATTGTGTGGTTATCTAGGAGAAAAGATTGGATGGTCATGGGGATTTGGTGTTGCGGGTATATTTATGCTATTTGGTTTATTACAGTTCTGGTTAATTCAAGATATTTTTGGAAATATCGGAATTGAAGCAAAAAATAAAAACGTTGAAGTTTTGGATACAACAAAAGAGAATAATGAAGATGTAGATGAGAGAAACCCTTTTACTAGTTTAGAAAAAGGATTAATAGGTTTATCTTCTTTATTAGGTCTTTTATGGATTTTTAACGATCCTATTTCAAAAATTTCTGAGGGTGAGTACAATATATTTCCATTTGAAATAGCGGGGTTATCTGGAGCAAATTTTGCTATTATTATTGCATTTGCCATATTTATTGCACTTTTAGTTATGAGAATACCTAGATATGGAAGAATAACGAGAGATAGAATGTTAGCAGTAACTTTTTTCTGTTTTGTTACTATATTTTTCTGGGCAGTTTTTGAACAAGCACCTAGTTCATTAACAATTTTTGCCAAGGATTATACTAATAGAGTTTTAGAAGGAAGTAGTGCTATGATATTTAAGGTTATTGACGCTTTGATTACGATAGTTCCTTTAGTTATAATAACATGGGTTCTATACTTATTATTCAAGAAGACATTCAAAAGATTTGCGATGTCCAACATAGTTTTAGCTTTAAGTTTTATTATAGTTTGGTTTATTGCTATTTATAGATTAGTAGATAAGTTCAGTCAAGACGTTGCTGAAGTTGAGGCCTCATGGTTCGGAATTTTAAATTCTTTATTTATTATTACTCTTGCACCTTTATTCTCTAAATGGTGGGAGAGTAAGTATAACCCAAATGCAAATATGAAATGGGCTATAGGAATGGGGCTGCTTGGTTTAGGAATGGCTTGCGTTGCCATTGGTTCAGGATCTATTCCGGTTGGAGCTAAAACCGCATCTGTGAGTATGATATGGTTAATATTAGTTTATCTTTTTCATACTATGGGAGAGTTATGTATTTCACCGGTTGCTTTATCATACGTGTCTAAATTAGTTCCAGGAAGAATGATTGCATTTATGTTTGGAGTATATTACTTGGCTGTGGCTATAGGAATGAAATTAGCAGGTGTTTTCGCAGAGTCATCAGAGGCAATTGCTCAAGAGCAGGGGTTAAGTAGTTTCTTCTGGTTGTTAACTTCTATTTCATTGGGCTTAGCTGTTTTTTCTGCAATTTTACATCCAGTAATTAAAAAATTAATGCACGGAGTAAAGTAG
- a CDS encoding thioredoxin family protein yields MRNILLVVVFVISVFTVNAQDVNWLSFEEALELNKKNPKPIMIDLYTDWCGWCKKMDATTYKNEVIVKYINDNYYAVKMDGEGKDDITFKGRTFKFVQKGRSKYHELAAAILNGKLSYPSTAFFDSKEQLIQAVPGYLVKERFEKILAYFSGEAYKNTPWQDFEKNFKSSL; encoded by the coding sequence ATGAGAAATATTTTACTAGTAGTTGTTTTTGTTATTTCTGTATTCACAGTAAATGCACAAGATGTTAATTGGTTGTCATTTGAAGAGGCATTAGAATTGAATAAAAAGAATCCAAAACCTATAATGATCGATTTATATACGGATTGGTGTGGATGGTGTAAAAAAATGGATGCTACAACTTATAAAAACGAGGTAATTGTTAAGTATATTAATGATAATTACTATGCTGTAAAAATGGATGGTGAAGGAAAAGATGACATTACTTTTAAAGGTAGAACTTTTAAATTCGTTCAAAAAGGTAGAAGCAAATATCATGAATTAGCAGCAGCTATATTAAATGGTAAATTGAGTTACCCTTCAACTGCATTTTTTGATTCTAAAGAACAATTGATCCAGGCAGTTCCTGGTTATTTAGTGAAAGAACGTTTCGAAAAAATCTTGGCATATTTTAGTGGAGAAGCCTATAAGAACACACCTTGGCAAGATTTTGAGAAAAACTTTAAAAGTTCTCTTTAA
- a CDS encoding ComEC/Rec2 family competence protein — protein sequence MKNEIWYIPFHILTCVCLGIYIQDTFPVCDQNFMLLEIALAVLLTIIFFAHRFKKRLLFIFTGSIIFIFIGITSYFIATPINSKNHYSHFNSQNALIKLEIKEILKENAYNYRYIGRVFQIDDTSVSGKVILNIAKTKNCDALKHGNIIITKSSFKTISPPKNPYDFNYKKYLKHKGIYHQLYLKNWEITSFEEKTNNPFSVLFRLKTKIQEHLKSKFSFNVYAIINSLLLGERKNISTEILNNYADAGAIHILAISGLHIGILVQILNYIFSPLILFKHGKTVRLILMIVILWLFAVFTGLSASVVRAVTMFSFMIIGNSLKQKQPVEHSLISSMLILLLIHPHFLFDVGFQLSYLAVFSIVKFQPKLLGIYTPKLYVTKKIWELTTVSFAAQIGVLPVSFYYFHQFPGLFLISNLIIIPFLGIILIFGIMIIILSGLQILPQILIILYEKIIQFMNIMIQWVASKESFIFKNIFISSFEVIFWYLLIIICYHIILQRTTKRLIILLLVIILFQSFEILNNWQLNQKREFIVFHNKKNSVIAIRDSDVLEIYSDKGDISLPLDKSVRSYAANERLTMTNDILSHRILKIDNQFILNIDSLGIYPKNFKKNSTIILKRSPKLNLQRLIENLHPKIIIADGSNYNSYIRRWKETCKQLKTPFHSTKQNGAYILKY from the coding sequence ATGAAAAACGAAATATGGTACATCCCTTTTCACATTTTAACATGTGTTTGTTTAGGTATATACATACAAGACACTTTTCCTGTTTGTGACCAAAATTTTATGCTGCTTGAAATTGCATTAGCCGTGTTATTGACAATAATATTCTTCGCACATAGATTCAAAAAACGCTTGTTATTCATTTTTACTGGTTCAATTATCTTCATTTTTATTGGGATTACATCTTACTTTATTGCTACCCCAATAAATAGTAAAAATCATTATAGTCACTTCAATTCGCAGAATGCTCTAATCAAACTAGAAATAAAAGAAATATTAAAAGAGAATGCTTATAATTATCGTTACATAGGACGAGTTTTTCAAATAGATGACACTTCAGTCTCTGGTAAAGTGATTCTTAACATTGCAAAGACTAAGAACTGTGACGCTCTTAAACATGGTAATATAATTATAACAAAGTCATCATTTAAAACTATATCTCCACCGAAAAATCCTTACGATTTTAATTACAAAAAATATTTGAAGCATAAAGGGATTTATCATCAACTCTATTTAAAAAATTGGGAAATAACTTCATTCGAGGAGAAAACAAACAACCCATTTTCAGTTCTTTTTAGACTTAAAACGAAAATCCAAGAACATTTAAAATCCAAATTTTCTTTTAACGTCTATGCTATAATCAACTCTCTACTCCTTGGAGAGCGAAAAAATATTTCTACAGAGATATTAAATAATTATGCGGATGCAGGAGCAATTCATATCCTAGCCATATCCGGATTACATATCGGAATATTAGTACAGATTCTCAATTATATATTCTCTCCATTAATTTTATTCAAACATGGAAAAACTGTGAGACTTATTTTAATGATTGTAATTCTCTGGCTATTTGCTGTATTTACTGGTTTATCAGCATCCGTAGTAAGAGCTGTAACAATGTTTTCATTTATGATTATTGGGAATTCTCTAAAACAAAAACAACCAGTAGAACATTCTTTAATTAGTTCAATGCTCATACTTCTCTTAATTCATCCGCACTTTTTATTTGATGTTGGATTTCAGTTAAGCTATTTAGCCGTATTTAGTATTGTGAAATTTCAACCAAAACTTTTAGGTATTTACACACCTAAGCTTTATGTTACTAAAAAAATATGGGAGTTAACTACAGTTTCATTTGCTGCACAAATCGGTGTCTTACCTGTTAGTTTTTATTACTTTCATCAATTCCCTGGTTTATTTCTAATTTCAAATTTAATTATCATACCCTTTTTAGGAATTATTTTAATTTTTGGAATTATGATTATCATTCTTTCAGGATTACAAATTCTTCCTCAAATTCTTATCATACTCTATGAAAAAATAATTCAATTTATGAATATTATGATTCAATGGGTTGCAAGCAAAGAAAGCTTTATTTTTAAAAATATTTTCATTTCTTCTTTTGAAGTTATCTTTTGGTATCTACTTATTATTATTTGCTATCATATAATTCTACAGCGAACTACTAAAAGACTAATCATACTACTTTTAGTTATTATACTATTTCAATCGTTCGAAATACTAAATAATTGGCAATTAAATCAGAAAAGAGAATTCATAGTATTTCATAATAAAAAAAATTCTGTAATCGCTATTAGAGACTCCGATGTGCTAGAAATTTATTCTGATAAGGGCGATATCTCTCTTCCATTGGATAAGTCAGTAAGGAGCTATGCAGCAAATGAAAGACTCACTATGACAAATGACATCCTTAGTCATAGAATATTAAAAATAGACAATCAATTCATACTAAACATTGATAGTTTAGGAATATATCCGAAAAACTTTAAAAAGAACTCCACAATCATTTTAAAACGTTCTCCAAAATTGAATTTACAACGATTGATAGAAAACCTCCATCCAAAAATTATTATTGCTGATGGATCAAATTACAACAGCTATATCAGAAGATGGAAAGAAACTTGTAAGCAACTAAAAACGCCATTTCACTCAACTAAGCAAAATGGCGCATATATTTTAAAGTACTAA